Proteins found in one Primulina eburnea isolate SZY01 chromosome 16, ASM2296580v1, whole genome shotgun sequence genomic segment:
- the LOC140816293 gene encoding uncharacterized protein, whose amino-acid sequence MEVAKGVQRWVVDISKWKPSVNHLSFFISLLPQHEHSSINRFVKLEDQKRALVSRLLQYALVHQILGIPFDEIIIRRTVEGKPYLVCENTEIGFPNFNFNASHHGDYVAIASEPLCLVGLDIVSHSIPTNETAQEFIQNFSSYFSSLEWYHIISGGSSDEKLKIFYRYWCLKEAYVKALGTGVGYKLDDVEFHHTDWKNISAKVAGIELKDWKFWLLELDQHHSLSIARGHPRTAISSYKSTLKQTEFDKDVYNMGLHLPNSSFIFLTVEDLVPVQRKLDRLSLDLSRNHLEFKNGDYEEEARFSEL is encoded by the exons ATGGAAGTGGCAAAGGGGGTTCAGAGATGGGTTGTTGACATATCCAAGTGGAAGCCTTCTGTCAATCACTTGTCCTTTTTCATTTCCCTTCTTCCTCAGCATGAGCACTCCTCCATCAACAG GTTTGTGAAATTGGAGGATCAAAAACGTGCTCTAGTAAGCCGGTTGTTGCAGTATGCCCTTGTTCATCAAATACTAGGGATCCCATTTGATGAAATCATCATTCGGCGCACGGTGGAGGGAAAACCTTATTTG GTTTGTGAAAACACGGAGATTGGatttccaaattttaattttaatgcaTCCCATCATGGCGACTACGTTGCAATAGCATCAGAACCTTTATGCCTTGTCGGTTTGGATATCGTTTCTCATTCCATTCCTACAAATGAAACAGCTCAGGAGTTCATTCAAAACTTCTCTTCATACTTCTCTAGTTTAGAATGGTATCATATTATCAGTGGTGGTTCTTCGGATGAGAAGCTGAAAATATTTTACAG ATATTGGTGTCTGAAAGAAGCTTATGTCAAGGCCTTAGGTACTGGTGTAGGTTACAAGTTGGATGATGTTGAATTCCACCACACGGATTGGAAAAACATATCTGCCAAAGTTGCGGGAATAGAGTTGAAAGACTGGAAATTCTGGCTACTAGAACTGGACCAACACCATTCG TTATCCATTGCCAGAGGCCATCCAAGAACTGCCATCTCTAGTTACAAGAGCACGCTAAAACAGACTGAATTTGACAAGGACGTGTACAACATGGGGCTCCATCTTCCAAATTCGAGTTTCATATTTTTGACTGTCGAGGATCTTGTACCGGTTCAGCGTAAGCTGGACAGGTTATCCCTTGATTTATCCAGAAACCATCTCGAATTCAAAAATGGTGACTACGAGGAGGAAGCCAGGTTTTCGGAGTTATGA
- the LOC140816294 gene encoding uncharacterized protein, whose amino-acid sequence MGVGISFLIGLKAATLFILFASLRNFGFTLVSIPVLYASLVSLLVAIASHPSINLPMLLGKGSDGKFPIWSLVMFSPYLYFVRAFSAVRRFTNREDPYSKISEGLYVGGWPYSPDKLPPGNLAIIDCTCELPRKMEVSGHAYFCIPTWDTRAPQPGDIESAVKWACRKIAQKTPIFVHCAYGHGRSVAVMCALLVALGLAEDWKSAEKLIREKRPCIRMNALHRETLEEWSKHRLSPLRSNG is encoded by the exons ATGGGTGTCGGTATATCTTTCCTCATAGGCCTAAAGGCAGcaactttatttattttatttgcatCTCTTAGAAATTTCGGCTTCACTTTGGTATCAATACCAGTTCTGTATGCATCTTTAGTATCATTATTGGTTGCAATTGCTTCCCATCCTTCCATAAATCTACCAATGCTTCTAGGAAAAGGTTCAGATGGGAAGTTCCCAATTTGGTCTTTGGTTATGTTCAGTCCTTATTTATATTTCGTGAGAGCATTTTCGGCTGTTAGAAGATTTACTAATAGAGAGGATCCGTACAGTAAGATCAGTGAAGGTCTGTATGTAGGAGGTTGGCCTTATTCACCAGATAAGTTGCCACCGGGTAATCTGGCTATAATTGATTGCACATGTGAGTTGCCCAGGAAAATGGAGGTTTCAGGGCATGCATATTTTTGCATTCCTACATGGGATACACGGGCGCCTCAGCCGGGCGATATTGAGTCTGCGGTGAAATGGGCTTGTCGAAAAATTGCTCAGAAAACTCCTATTTTTGTTCATTGCGCATATG GACATGGACGAAGCGTTGCAGTAATGTGTGCTCTGTTGGTGGCTCTTGGCCTAGCAGAAGATTGGAAAAGCGCCGAAAAATTAATTCGTGAAAAAAGGCCTTGCATTCGTATGAATGCTCTTCATCGTGAGACCTTGGAAGAATGGTCGAAGCATAGGTTGTCACCATTGAGAAGTAATGGATAG